The DNA sequence GCCGACCATGTCGGCAATCTCGATCTGGCGCTTGGAGATCAGCGGCCGGGCGATGGAGGTGCCGAGCAGGTAGACGCCCTCATAGACGGCATTGGCGCGGAACATCGGGAAGACGTAATCGCGCACGAAATCCTCGCGCACATCCTCGATGAAGATGTTTTCCGGCTTCACCCCGGCGGCGAGCGCCTTTTCGCGGGCCGGGCCCAGTTCTTCGCCCTGGCCGAGGTCTGCGGTGAAAGTCACAACTTCTGCACCGAACTCGGTTTGCAGCCATTTCAGGATGATCGAGGTGTCGAGACCCCCGGAATAGGCAAGAACGACCTTTTTCGGGGCGGATTTCGGCGTGGACATGGAGAATTTTTCCCTGAGCGCTGCAGCTTGAGGCTGTTGCATTAAGGCGACGGCTGGCCCGTGACAAGCCGGAAGCCGTTATCGAGTTGCTTTCGATGCGCCATGGTTTTCGTTACATTAATCGTTTACCGTAACTTAGAGGGCAGGTTAATCGTCTGCACTGTGGGGTTAAGGTCATGATCGACAGGCAAAACGACGGAAACGGCCCGGCTGGCAAGACGGCTGGCACGGCCGCCGATCCGGGATCTTTCCGGGCCAGGCTGATGGCACGAAAAGCGGCGCGGCCGCAATCCACGCTCGCCATCGACTCCGGCATCGTCTACCGCCCCGGCGCCTCCAGCACGCCGGAAAGCCGCCGCGCGGCCGATGCTGTGCGCGATGAGGCCCGCCGCCGCCGCGCTGAAGCAGAGGCCGCCGCCAAGGCGGACGCCGCCGCCCGGTCAGAGGCCGAGCGCATCCGCGCCGCATCCGCCGTCGAAGTGCCTGCACCGGAAGCCAAGGCCCCGCCAAGCGATGAAGAACTGGTCTCGGTCATCGAGGAGGCCGCCGCCCGCGAGGAAGAAGACCGTACCCCTTCACCTGCGATGGCCCCGGCGATCATCCCGGCCGGTGCTGCGGCTGTCGCCCGGCCGGACGTCCGCCCGCAAATCGCTGAACATGAAGCGCACGAAGACGTCTCCACCCGTACGGGCGATGTCTCTCAGCTGGCCTTTGCCGGGCTTGCCATTCTGGGCCTTGCAGGCCTCTCCGTGCTGGCTGTGCAGAACGCCCTGAAGCACAATGATCAGTCCGGCGACCCCGCGACTGACAACACCGAAACGGGCACAACGGAGACCGGCGCGCTCGCCCCGGCGCTGAAACCGGGCGGGGCCTCTGCCGTCGCGCTCGCCAGCGCGGCTGAGCCTGCCGCCCCGAAAGCCTGGTTCAACTATCAGGGCGTGGCCGACATGCTGGCCGAGCACAAGGCCGGGATGGAGGCTGAAGCGAAGCTCGCCCGGGAAGCCGCCGAAAAAGAAGCCCGCCTGCGCGCCGCCAAGGCCATCGCCAATGCCGAAGCCGTCCGCGTGGCCGAGGCCGAAGCGGCTGCCGCAGCCGCTGCGGAAGAGGCGCGCCTGGCCGAGGAAGCCGAACGCCAGCGCCTTGCCGATGCTGAAGCCGCCCGTGTGGCGCAGGAGGAGGCTGACCGGCTCGCTCGCCTCGAAGCCCGGCGTGAGGCCGCTGCAGAGGCGGAAGCCCAGCGCCTGGCAGAGCTTGAAGCCAAACGCCTCGCCGAAGCCGATGCTGAGGCCCAGCGCCTGGCCGATCTCGATACGCAGCGCCTCGCCAGACTGCGCGCGGATCGCGAAGCCGCTGAAGCTGCGGCCCGTCAGGAAGCGTTCGAACTGGCCAAGTTACAGGAGGCTGAGCGCCTTCGCCTTGCCGCCCTGAGAGCGCAGGCAGAGGCCGATGCCGCTGAAGCGCGCCGTCTGGAACAGATCGCCGCGCAGGCCGCCGCAGATCGCCTGGCTGCCGAGAAGCTGGTCGCCGAGCAGCAGGCCCGGACCGCCAACCTCCAGAAAATTACTGCGCCCTCACCTGCGCCCGAAGCCCCGGCGCCGAAGCCCATCGTCTTTACTGCTTATGAAGGCCCGGTGCCGGTCCCGGCATCGCACAAGCCGGCAAAACCGGCCCGGCTGATCCGCGCCTCCTACACGCCGGATGAAGGCAAGACCGTCACCCGCAAGCCGCCCGCCGCGCTGACCGCCAGCAAGGCCGAAGTGCGTGACTTTGCAGGCGCCTCCGGCCTGCAGACGCCGGAAGCCTTCCTCGCCGGCCGGATCGAGCGGACCTCCGCCGAGCCTCTGATGACCGAGGATATGGAGCTGGTGCGCCAGGCCTTCCGCAGTATCCTCGACAATGGGGCGGACGGGTCGAAACAGGCGATCATCACGCCGGATAACCGTACGCTGACCATCGTTCTTGAACGAACAGTCTCACGCGAGATGGGCCAGTCCACTGTGCGCACCGTCACCTACACGCCGGGCGTCAGCAAGGTGACGCGTGTGGTCACCGAACAGGCCCCCGTCACGGTCAGCGTGATGTGCCGGGATGTGGCTTATGCCTTTGCCGGGCAGGAGCGTGGCCGGTTTGCCGCCTGTCAGGCCCCCGATGGCGGCTGGACACTGGCCCGCGCCACCGATGTGGTGAAAGTCACGACGGCCAGCCTGCCTAATTCTGCGTCCTGACCGGGTCAGCCCTGCCGGAAGTTGCATGGGCCTCGGCCCTGCGGACGAGATGTTTCTCCACGATGCGGTAATTCTTCCGGTTTGACCGGAAGAAGATGTCGAACACATCCCCGGCGACCGGCAGCGCCCCCAGGGCCGTGTCGAAGAGGAGGTTCCAGACGATTCCGATGGAGGCCGATGCGGGCAGTTTCAGCCGCCACGCCGTGACAAGCGCGTGCAGGCCGGCGGCGCCGGTGGCTGCATCTCCGACCACAGGGACCAGCCCCAGCACGGAATCGAGGCCGAACTTCACACCGAACAGGCCGAACCGGGAATCGAGCAGCCGGGAAAACCTGTCCAGCGCGGCAAGTTCCTGGCCGATGGTGCGCCCATGCGGCAGCATCATGGCGTGGATTTCCTCGTCCGTCCGTTTCCTGGCCATTTGGGTCTCCCGCAGTGCCCGGAAAGCTTGCCGCAATTGCCAGCCCGCGCAAAGCCTGCTGAATGACTGGCATGAGCGATACGAACGAAACCCATGTCTACAAATTGCTGACCAGGGGCGACTGGAAGGCCGCCTCTGCCAATGGGGTGACCAGCGCCGGGATCGACGAGACCGATGGCTATGTCCACCTCTCCACAAGGTCACAGGTGGCGGAGACCGCGCGGCTGCACTTTGCCGGCGCTGAGGGCGTGCGCCTTTTGCGCTTCGCCGTGGCAGACCTTCCGCCGCTGACCTGGGAGGAGAGCAGGGGCGGGCAGATGTTCCCGCATCTTTATGCGCCGCTGGAAGTGTCCCGTGCGGATGCTGTCTGGCAGTTGCTGCCGGGGCCTGACGGCGCGCTGCTTTTCCCGGAGGTATACTGATGAGCCTGACCGGTCTTGGCGCGGAAATCGTGAAATTGCTGCCGCCGGAAGCGGCGCACACGGCGACCATCAAGGCGTTGAAGCTGCGCCTTGGCGTGCCGCTGAATCCGCCGCTGGCTGATCCCGCGCTGGAGGTTGTGCTGCCGAAGTCCGGCCTGAAGCTGCCGTCGCCCGTGGGGCTGGCGGCCGGGTTCGACAAGAATTGCGACGTGCCGGATGCGATGGCGAAATTCGGGTTTGGCTTTGTAGAATGCGGCACGGTCACGCCGCGCGCCCAGCCCGGCAATCCAAAACCGCGCCTGTTCCGCCTGACGGAGGACCGGGCCGTTATCAACCGGATGGGGTTCAACAATGCGGGGCTCGATTATTTCGTCCGCAACCTGAAAACCTATCGCGGCGAAGTGCCGGTGGGCGCAAACGTTGGGGCGAACAAGGACAGCGAAAACCGGATCGCCGATTATGTAACCGGCATCGAAGTGGTCGCCCCGCATGCAGACTATGTGACGATCAATATCTCGTCTCCCAACACGCCGGGCCTGCGCGGCCTGCAGGACCGCGCCTCACTGGAGGCCTTGCTGACCGCCTGCGGGGCGGCCGCCCGGGCGGACAAGCCGGTGTTCCTGAAAGTGGCGCCGGATCTCGACGCGCAGGCCATCGCCGACATTGTGGATGTGGTGCGCGGGCCGGGCGTGTGGCTGTCCGGCCTGATCGTATCCAACACGACACTGGCCCGGCCGGAGACGCTGAAAAGTACCCATAAGGGGGAAACGGGCGGATTGTCCGGTGCGCCGCTGATGACTCCGTCAACAGAAGTTCTGGCGGCTTTTGCCCGCGCGCTCAAAGGTGAGTTCGATTTGATCGGGGCAGGGGGGATCGCCAGCGCGGCCGATGCCTATGCCAAGATCCGCGCCGGGGCGAATGCCGTGCAGCTGTATTCCGCCATGGTCTATGAAGGGCCGGGCCTTGCGCAGGACATCAATCGCGCTCTGCCGGACCTGATCGGGGCAGACGGATATGCCACGCTGGCCGATGCGGTCGGAACCGCGCTCTAGGCGGACTGTGCGGCGGGCTGCAGCCGCCTGAAGAGGCCGGGCACATAGAGACCCAACGCCGCGCCGCGATAGAGATACATCAAAAGGAACGCAGTCCACACACCGGTATTGCCGAAAGCGGGGCGGAGGATCAGGTCTGTACCAATATAAAGTACGGCAACGGCGACGCCGGCATTGCGCAGGGCGCGGCCTTGCGTGGTGCCCAGGAACAGACCGTCGAGCTGCCAGGGGAGGACGCCGATCAGCGGCACCAGCGCGCAATAGGGCAGGTAGGCAAGCGCCGCATCGCGTGCTTCGACATCGCGTACAAAGGTCGTGATGACCCAGCCGCCCCCGAAGAAATAGAGCAGCGCGAAGGCGAGCCCTGCGATCACGGCAAACTCGCTGGTCAGCCGCATTGCGCGGGCGAGGCGCGGCGCACTGTTTGCGCCATAGGCCTCCCCGGCTTCTTTCTCTGCGACGAAGGCGAAGCCATCCAGCACGAAGGCGGCCACCGTGATGAACTGCAGCAGGACTTCATTGCCTGCCGTGACAGCAGTTGAGATCAGTGTGCCGGAGCGGACGAACCAGCCGAAGCAGAGCACCAGCGCCAGTGTGCGGATCATGATGTCCCGGTTGGCACTGAACAGGGCGGTCAGCCGCGCGCGGTCGAACAGCGGCGCGGCACCCCGGAATGCCGGGAAGACCAGCGCGAGGCCAAAGAGGAGGGCGGTCCATTCCGCGATCGCCGTACCCGCGCCGATCCCGGCCGGGCCGAGACCGAGCCGCGCGACGAACCAGGTATCCAGCCCGGCATTCACCCCGTTCATCACGATCTGGAACGCCAGCATCTGGCCTGTCCGCCCGGTGCCGAGCATCCAGCCCGTTACCGCCAGTCCCATCAGATAGGCCGGGGCGCCCCAGATACGGGCAGAGAAATAGCCGCCGGCCAGCGTCTCGACATGGTCAGTGCTGGCAAAGGCTGCAAAGGCGAGCGGTTTCAGGATCGGGGAGAGGATCAGCAGGGCGAGGCCGATGGCGCCGCCGAGAGAGAGGGCCCGCAGCAGCACGGCGCGTTTCTCTGCCTCGTCCTCCCGCCCGGCGGCCTGCGCCGAAAGGCCCGTGGTGGACATGCGCAGAAAACCGAAGCCCCAATAGATGAAACTGTAGGCGACTGCCGCGATGGCGACGGCGGCGAGGTCTGCCTTGTCGCCGAACCGGCCCATGACGGCGGTATCGACAATACCGGTCGTGGCCGTGGCCGCCTGTGCGGCGATGATCGGCAAGGCCAGTTCGAGGGTTTTCCGGCGGGTCAGCATGGCGGGCGGTATGTAGACCGCTTTGCCACTCAGGGCGAGGGCACGGACCCGGCCTGTGTCCCGGGGCGCTGGTGAAGCTCGATCGCCCGGTAGAGCGCATCGGAATCCGGCAGCGAGATCATCAGGTAGAGGGGGAAGGCGGCCGCGATCACGAACAGGGCGATCGGGATGGCGCGTGAGAATTTCGGCGGTTCCGGGTGTTTCGCCACGGCGATGGCCAGCATGACGAGGAACAGGGCCGCCAGCGCATATCCGGCCAGCACATCGCTGAACCAGTGGGCCCCGAGATAGATGCGCGACACGCCGATCATCGCGATCAGCAAAAGAAAGGCGCCGGTCAGGCCCCAGCGCATCCAGCCGCGGAAGGTGACGAAGGTCAGCCCCGCAATGGCGCCATAGATCAGCGCCGAATGGGCGACATGGCTGGACGGGAAGCTGAACTGGTCAACGCCGGTATACGGAATGTCCGACGGGCGGGCGCGGGCCATCCAGAGCTTTATCGTGTGGACCACGACCGGCATCGACCCGAAGCAGAGCGCGTAGCACATCGCCCGCCAGCGTGCGCCGGTGAACAGGAAGGAGGCGATTGTCACCACGGCGACCAGCGTCAGGAACAGGCCGTCGCCCAGCGCTGTGACGACAAGCATCACGTCATAGAGGGGTCCCCCGCGGAGGTTGCCTGTCAGGTTTTCGACAAAACGGTCAATCGGGGCGAGGGGCCAGAAACCGGCAACGCCGAGGGCGAGAAGGACGAACACAATGACGGCCACGCCCGCTGCCCAGCCAAGCTGGCGCCCGCCGAAAGTGGCAACGGTCCGCGCCCTGCGTCTCACGTGGGCCCGCGCTTTCCTGGCAATATGGTACGCAACACAGGTTTTACCTCACCGCCCGAATTCAACCCCGATACAGGCCATCAGCATAGGCCGAAGACCTGTATCGGGAAAGATCAAACCGGGTCGCGGGCCAGGAAGACGTCCTCGTCGAGTTCGCCTTCCCATTTCGCAACCGTCGTGGCGACGGCGAGGTCGCCGGTGACATTGGTCACCGTGCGCATCATGTCGAGGATCCGGTCGAACGGGAACAGGACAGCAATGACCAGAACGGTCTGGTCGGGCGTCGCGCCCACAATGCCGAGCGTTGTCGTGGCCAGAAGCAGACTCACCGACGGCACACCGGCCGTCCCGATCGAGACAAGCGTCGAGGTCAGGATGATGGTGAAATACATGCTGGGCGTCATTGGAATGCCCAGCGCCTGTACGGCGAAGAGGGCGATCAGGCCCTGATAGAGTGCTGTGCCGTCCATATTGATCGTGGCGCCGAGCGGCAGGACCGATGAGGCGACCGGACGATCGATGCCGAGGTTCTTGGTGGCGCAGGAAATCGTCATCGGCAGCGTGGCGTTTGAGGACGAGGTCGAGAAAGCCACCATCTGCGCATCGACCGCACCGCGGAAGAAGGGCAGCACCGGCAGGCGGACGATGCCCTTGATGATCAGGCCATAGGTGATGAGGATGTGCAGCGCACATGCGGAGTAGTGTGCCAGCGTCATCTTGCCGAGCACGCCAAGAATGCTGAGGCCCCGGTCACCGAGGATCCACGCCATCAGGGCGAAAACGCCGAATGGGGCAGTTTCCATCACCATAAGCGTCATGCGCATGATGGCTTCCGATGCCGCGTCGAACAGTTTCTGCAGCGGCTTGCCGACGTCGCCGGACAGCAGGATGCCGATCCCGAGCAGGATGGCGAAGAAGATGATCTGCAGCACGTCACCATTGGCGAGCGCCTGAACCGGATTGTTCGGAATGATCGAGAGCAGCGTTCTTACCAGCTGTTCGCCGACACTGCCGGCGGGCGGGTTGGCCGCCAGCTGGGCCCGTGTGGATTCAAGGTCCGCCGTGGTGGCAATCGACGTATCGAAGCCGACGCCCGGCTGGACGATGGTGCCCATCAGCAATCCGAAACAGATCGCGATCAGGGTCGTGCCCATATACATGGCCAGCGCCCGGCCGCCGAGGCTGCCCAGTTTCTTCGGGTCGCCCATGGCCAGCACGCCGGTCACCAGCGTGATGAAGATCAGCGGCACAACCAGCATCTTGATCAGGCTGATGAACGCATCGCCCATCGGCTTGGCCCATGCAGTGACATTCGCTGAGGCCGCTTCAGGGCCGAGCAGCTGACGCAGAACAAGGCCGGTGACGGCGCCCAGCAACAGGCCCACCATGACACGTTTCCACAGGTCTATTCCAAACCACCACTTCATCCACAGCTCCCTTGAAAGTTCGGCAGACCCTAGGGACGGGATCGAAGGAAGGCAATTGCGCCTTTGTCCGGTACTGCAATCGGGGCACCAGTGCTTGCCACAGGGGCAGAGGCGGTCTTATTGCGGCAGATGATGGCAAATATTCGCGTTTCCCTGCCAATTGACGAGGTGCTGGGGGATATTTCTGCCCGGCTCAGCGAGGCGCCGCGGCTTGTTCTGGCCGCGCCGCCGGGTGCGGGCAAAACGACCCGTGTGCCGCTGTCGCTGGCCGGTTTCCTTGATCTGCCGGCGGTGGTGGAGGGGCGTATCCTGATGCTGGAGCCGCGTCGCATCGCCGCGCGCATGGCGGCGCAGCAGATGGCGAAGAGTCTGGGCGAACCCCTTGGCAAGCGTGTCGGCCTGACCACGCGGGTAGACCGGAAGGTCTCCGCCGACACGGTTGTGGAAGTGATCACCGATGGCCTGTTCACACGGCGCATCCTGAATGACCCCGAACTGGCGGGCGTTGGCGCAATCCTGTTCGATGAATTCCACGAGCGCCGCTTGAATTCGGACCTCGGCCTCGCCCTCGCATTGGAAAGCCAGTCGGCCTTCCGCGAAGATCTGAAACTGCTGATCATGTCAGCGACGCTGGATACGGCGCGCGTCTCAGCTGTGTTCGATGCGCCGGTTGTGGAAAGCGAAGGCCGGATGTTCCCGGTGGAGACCCGTTATCTCGGCCGGTCCGAAGACCGGATCGAGGACAGGATGGCGGCTGCCGTCCGCCGGGCCCTGAGAGAAGAGGATGGGTCAGTCCTCGCTTTCCTGCCAGGGGCAGGAGAGATCCGGCGCACGGCCGAGCGTCTGGAGGGGCTTGGCCCGGATGTCATCGTCGCGCCGCTGTTCGGGGCACTCAGCCCGGCGGAACAGGACGCCGCCGTGCAGCCGGCACCGGACGGCAAGCGGAAGATTGTCCTGGCGACGGACATCGCCGAAAGCGCCCTGACCATTGAAGGCGTCCGGATCGTGATCGATTCCGGCCTGTCGCGGGTGGCGGAAGACAATATTGGCGGGCTTGGGTCCCGGCTCAGTACGGTGCGCGCCTCCCGCGCCTCGGTTGACCAGCGCCGCGGCCGGGCAGGACGGCTTGAGCCGGGCGTCTGCTATCGCCTGTGGGATGAAGAAGCGACACGGGGCCTGATGCCGGCGCCAGTGCCGGAGATTCTTTCGAGCGATCTGTCCGGCCTCGTCCTGACCCTCGCGGAATGGGGCGAACGGGAGGCCGGCAATCTGACCTGGATGGATGCCCCGCCGGCCGGCCGGCTGAAGGCTGCGGCAGACTTGCTGCAGACATTGAAGGCCGTGGATGAAGAGGGACGGCTCACGCCGCTCGGGTCCGAGATGTCGCGCCTGCCGCTGCCGCCGCGCCTTGCCGCGCTGGTTGCCGGGGCCAGCGGCGGGGAGCGGGCCCTTGCGGCAGAGGTGGCCGCACTGGCGGGGGAGCGCGGCGTCGGCGGAACATCGGTGGACCTGCGCGAGCGGCTGGCCCGTTTCCGGCAGGAGCGCACGCCCCGTGCGCGCGTGTTGCAGCAGCAGGCGAAAAACTGGGGCAAGGGCGCGGCGCCCTCCGGCGATCTTGCGAACCTGCTGGCCCGTGCCTGGCCGGATGAGGTGGCCCGCAAACGGCCCGGCACCGTGGGCACTTATTTGCTGGCGTCCGGGCGCGCAGCCACGCTTCCGGACAGTGATCCGCTGGCGAAGTCCGACTGGCTGGTGGTTGCTGATCTTGGCGGGGCATCGAAAGAGGCGCGGATTTCCCTGGCCATGCCGGTCAGCGAGGCAGACGCGTTGGCTAGCGGGAATGTGGTCAGCGAAGACCGGGCCGAGTTCGACTCGAAGACCGGCCGGTTCACCGCGCGGCGGGTAAAGGCGCTGGGGGCGATTGTCCTGTCGGCGTCGCCCTTGCCGAAACCCTCTGCAGCCGTGGCGGCGAGAGCGATGCTGGCGGCGATTGCGGAGGAGGGCTTCGCTGCCATCGGCGCCGAAGAGGTGGTTGAGGAAACGCTGTCGCGGATTGCCCTGCTGGAACAGGCCGGTCTGGTCGAGGCGCAGGGCCTCAGCTTTGACGGGCTGCGGGCCTCCGCGGCGGACTGGCTGTTGCCATGCCTGAAAAAAAGCGGGGCACAGGTCCCGGCGGATCATAAGGTGCGCGAGGCTTTGATCGCTTCATTGGATTGGCCAGTACAGGAGGCGCTGCGCACCGGGGCACCGCTGTCGCTCGAACTCCCATCCGGGCAGACGGCCCGCGTGGATTATCTGGATCCGCGTGCGCCACTGGTGTCGGCCAGGGCGCAGGCCTTCTGGGGGTGTGCGGAACATTTACGGATCGCTGGCGGGCGTGTGCCGGTGACGGTCGAGATGCTGTCACCGGGTATGAAGCCGGTTGCGACAACACAGGACCTGCCTGCCTTCTGGCAGGGTGGCTACAAGGACATGGCGAAGGATATGCGTGGGCGCTACCCCAAGCATGACTGGCCGGAAGACCCGGCGGCTGCCCGCGCGCATGAAGGCCGGACGAAGAAGCGATTGCGATGACGAGGAATATCAATATCCGCAACGACTGGCGCTACGGCGATGTCGAACGGATCGTCGATCTGCATCGGCGCGGCTATGAACGGGAGGGCGCGCATTATGGCGCCGATTTCCTGGACCATGTGCGCCACACGGTGGAAGAGGTCGATATTCCCGCGCGGCCCGGCAGCCGCGTCTGGTTCGCGGAACTGGATGGTGAAACAGTCGGCTGCGCCGCCGTGGTGGACCGGGGCGATACCGGCCAGCTGCGCTGGGTCGTGCTGACGCCGGAAACGCGCGGCCTGGGCCTTGGCGGAAAACTGCTGGACGCCGCGATGACACATGCCAAGGCGCAGGACTGGACGTCCATCTATCTCGAAACCACGGACGGGCTGGAGGCGTCGATGGCGCTCTACAGAAAGCTCGGTTTCGAAATGGAAATCGAGGAGGATCGTCCGCTCTGGCATGGCGGCGGCCGGTTTCTCCAGATGCGCCGGACGCTCTGACCTCAAAAGGGGCAGGGCAGGGATAGCGCCAGCCGGTCTCCCGTACCCGGATGATCGAAGGCGATCGCACTCGCATGCAGGCAAAGACGCGGCGCGGCGGAGAGTGCAGCCTCATGGGCGTAGAGGTCGTCGCCGAGGATCGGATGGCCAATCTCGGCGAGGTGAACGCGCAGCTGGTGGGAACGCCCGGTCAAAGGGGTGAGGCGGAGACGCGTTTGGCCGGTGCGCACTTCCACCGTTTCGTAAAGGGTCTGGCTGGGCTTGCCGATGTCATGATCCACTTTCTGGCGCGGACGGTTTGGCCAGTCAGTGATCAGGGGCAGGTCGATCTTTCCGGCGGCAGGGTCTGGCAGGCCCCAGACGTCGGCAATGTATTCTTTCTCCACCTTGCCCCGCTCGAACAGGCGGGACAGGGCTGACTGAACCGGTTTCGACCGGGCGAGCACAAGCAGGCCGCTGGTTGCCATGTCCAGCCGGTGAACGGTCAGCGCTCCGGGATATTCGGCATTGACGCGGGTAATGGCGCAGTCGGCCTTTTCCGGACCCCGTCCGGGTACGGAGAGCAGACCGGACGGTTTGTCGATCACGATCAGATCGTCATCAACATGCACATAGCGGAGCGGCGCCTGTGGCGGCGTGTAGGCAGTCACACCAGGAGGTCCGGCAGGATGAGGCGGAAGACCGTGCCTTCGCTGCCGGTTGAGGCGAGCGTCAGGTCCCCGCCCATGCCGACGGCGAGTTCCCGCGCGATAACCAGGCCGAGGCCCGTGCCGGTCTTGCGGGAGGAGGCGGCGAACGGCTTGAACAGATTGTCCTGCGCATTCGGCGGCAAGCCGGGGCCGGTGTCGGCGAACTCAACCCCGTCGGGCGTGAGCGTCACGGTGATGCGTTTGGGCAGGGAGGCAGCGGCCACCATGGCTTCGGCTGCATTGCGGATGAGGTTTGCCGCAAGGCGGTGCAGATGTTCCGGATCGGCATTGATGATGCGGGCGCTTGGCAGCTCGTCGATAAAGTCGACCTCCGGCCAGGCAGCGAGCGCTTCGGCGGCAGCCTCCTCGATGCAGCCGCGCAGGGACACGGGCTGGATATCTGCGGGCTGGGGCGCCGCCTTGCCATAGTCCAGCGTTTCGGACGCAAGATTGATGGCGCGGGTGAGGGCGCGTTCAAGGCGCGGGGCGGCCTTCTGCACGCGCGGGTCTTCAGACCGGGCGAGCGTATCGGACACAAGCTGGGCGGAGGCGAGCGAGTTGCGCAGATCGTGATTGATCTTGGCGACGGCGGTGCCGAGTTCCGCCAGGTGGGCACGCTGGCGGAAGGCATCGGCCACGGCTTCTTCCATGTCGGAAAGGGCGTTCTGGGCACGGCCGATCTCGTCTTGCCGTGACGTTGGCGGCAGGCGCCGGGTCCAGCCGCCGGGGTCCATCCGGAACTGTTCCACACTGGCGGTCACCCGGGCCATCGGCCGCACGACCAGGAAGTGCAGCAGCACATAAATCACAGTCGCCGCAATCAGGGCGATCAGGAAGGACAGGCCAAGGATGCGCTGACCATAGGCGTAGAGGTCTTTCCGGAGCGGGGCCTGGGGGACAACCACTTCGATGACGCGGTTGGGCGTCGATCCGGCGGCCGTGATGACGAGGATCCTGTCCTTCGGCGCGGCAAAGGCGCCCATGACCCGCATGACCCGGCCGATGGGTGTCGTGTCCCGCATGTCGAGTTGATAGAAGCTGCCCTCGATGTCCATGCCGGAATCGAGAAGCTGGATGTGCATGTCATCTTCGACCTCGGCCACAGACAGGACTTCCGCATTTTCCAGCAATTGCTGGGCAAGCTCTTCCGAAACCATACGGGACGGAGAGGCATCGAGGGCGAGCGCGGCGATCCGCGCGGCCTGCAGCCGTTCATTCAGCCAGGCTGTGCGGAACCCTGACGCG is a window from the uncultured Hyphomonas sp. genome containing:
- a CDS encoding GNAT family N-acetyltransferase, with the translated sequence MTRNINIRNDWRYGDVERIVDLHRRGYEREGAHYGADFLDHVRHTVEEVDIPARPGSRVWFAELDGETVGCAAVVDRGDTGQLRWVVLTPETRGLGLGGKLLDAAMTHAKAQDWTSIYLETTDGLEASMALYRKLGFEMEIEEDRPLWHGGGRFLQMRRTL
- a CDS encoding HAMP domain-containing sensor histidine kinase, producing the protein MNGNARAPLPAPVRQPAPARWYHGLSFRLFGFTLAAILFVEGLIFVPSASGFRTAWLNERLQAARIAALALDASPSRMVSEELAQQLLENAEVLSVAEVEDDMHIQLLDSGMDIEGSFYQLDMRDTTPIGRVMRVMGAFAAPKDRILVITAAGSTPNRVIEVVVPQAPLRKDLYAYGQRILGLSFLIALIAATVIYVLLHFLVVRPMARVTASVEQFRMDPGGWTRRLPPTSRQDEIGRAQNALSDMEEAVADAFRQRAHLAELGTAVAKINHDLRNSLASAQLVSDTLARSEDPRVQKAAPRLERALTRAINLASETLDYGKAAPQPADIQPVSLRGCIEEAAAEALAAWPEVDFIDELPSARIINADPEHLHRLAANLIRNAAEAMVAAASLPKRITVTLTPDGVEFADTGPGLPPNAQDNLFKPFAASSRKTGTGLGLVIARELAVGMGGDLTLASTGSEGTVFRLILPDLLV
- a CDS encoding pseudouridine synthase, with protein sequence MTAYTPPQAPLRYVHVDDDLIVIDKPSGLLSVPGRGPEKADCAITRVNAEYPGALTVHRLDMATSGLLVLARSKPVQSALSRLFERGKVEKEYIADVWGLPDPAAGKIDLPLITDWPNRPRQKVDHDIGKPSQTLYETVEVRTGQTRLRLTPLTGRSHQLRVHLAEIGHPILGDDLYAHEAALSAAPRLCLHASAIAFDHPGTGDRLALSLPCPF